CCAGTGAAATTGATATCTGATACCTCATTGACAGAGTGACGGTCCAATGAAGAATACTATCTCAAAGGAACAAGAATGGCCCCATCCCACTTCCCTATTTGTCCGATGATTGTTAATGAGTTCCCTCCGCACATGCTAGCTGATTCCCTCCCGAGACACCCACAACAAATGGATATATGGCCTAGTTGATTCCCTCCCGAGACCCCAAAGTTTGACTTCATTAACAGAGTTGGCATTTGTCATATACAGGCATTTTTTTGTTATAGTGGTTGCAGAAATGTAGCACAATGGTGACTCGGTGTTGTGCAAGCACGCACATACTTTGGAGGGTCAAGCACGCACAAGGGCTTACGTCAATGCTTGCATTTTATCCAGTCATCTATCGGACATGAAAGAAGAAGAGTGACAAATTGCAGTTTGTCATCAAATTTTGGCCGCAAACATCTCCAGTAAGACCCCTTCTGAAGGTTTATGGCTCTTGAAATTATTTGGTTTCCAACTACCCCCTGCCTTCAGCATTCCCCTCTTTGTTGTTCAAACAAGGCCAGCTTCGAAAGCAGATAAGGCTATCAGAACAAGGCTGATACACCATTGAATTCTATTCTTTGTGGCTTCACCAAAGTCCATTTTGATCAAAAGACTGTCAGGATGTTCTTAAGATTCACATCATTTTTTATTGCAGCTTCAGTTAAATTAATTACTCCCCATGGTCTGTTTTCACATTCATTGTTCTGAATCCACTTTGCATCAGTTGGTTGACCTAGCATGGTTAACAGCCTTGCAATGCATATGAGTGTTTCATATCTTTATGTTGCCTTATTTTAGtcttttctttaatcatttgcATTGTCACTGTTCTTCATTAGCTTTAATTTTCCTAAGTTCTCTCCAACACATAATCCAGTCAGAAAGAGCTCAAACTACAAACTCAACTGCTGCAGGGAGTTCAAATACCGCTGAATTGaaaagctataaaaaaaaaatcaacaaatgAGACAGTCTACTTTAAGTAAGAAATtgcaaagaaaacaaaatatagCCAGCAAACACAATTTTAAtgctaaaaaataaaagaggaagCAATAAACAATGAAGGAAAGGCATATGTTAGAAAGGTCAAACAATACTGGATTTCCAGTCTTACCTGAGGTGTATTAGTAAATTTCCATTCAATCGAGTTTAGCTCAGTCATAGAAAACTCGGCCCCATGATGAGGACGCATCACCTAAACAGATAACCAGTCATCATTCATTAGCAAGTATGATGCACAATCACAAAAGAAATGTATTGGATTAAACGAAAGAAAGCATTTCAAGGCAGTAAGAACATTAAATGAGGATAAATTCTTCTTAGCTCATGTACGCACATAACACAGTTTAAGATTCATTGAGAACATATACTTAGCAGTTGGCCTCAATAAAATAAAGCTCAGTGGAATTGCATATAAAAcgtaatatttttgaaaatttacaGCTCATGGCTCACTAAAATCTAATAACATATGAACATTCTACATGCTAAATTTACAGGAAAGGAGAATGACCACTTTCTTCAAATGTCCCATCTTAGGTAGCCTAGTTCTGATTAAAACATCCCTCTGTGATCATTAGGTCCAGGCAGGTGAGCAGCACCTTTCATGACTATATGGCTGTAATGGTGACTCcagaataggaaaaaaaaagagtaaccTAGGTGCtgatgaagaagaaccaaacgTTTCTCTTCTGTTAAACTCAAGCTCTTCTTCGGAGTGGAGAAAACAGCTAgtgttgaaagaaactgagtcATTCAATGTGATGTAAACAGGTGCACATTCCTACAACTTGAAGCAGTCAAATCCTTGACatttcatagcatatgattgttTATACACAAAGATAACTATGAATATGCAGGTAAGCATGCAAAAATGATTTTGGAAAAAACAGTAGAAAGTTACATTTGTCATGACATCAACTTCTTAATGATAAGAAATAACAAGTCGCTAGTTAGCTATCATATATATTTTcttatcattgagaatggtgatcatatggacaccctaaagttTCTTTCCAAGCTCAAGGACTCTGTGCCAAGGTGATGCAGTATCCCCCGTATCGCCTGCATCATACAGCTTCTTTCCATACCTTATGTTTCATTTCGCTAACTAGAAAAGGAGTAAGTAACAATTTTCTACAAATATAAGTTAGCAATAATAACCATTATATTTCAATTATACGTATGATAACAGCTTTTAATTAAGAAATGTTGCGCAAGGATCAGCTCATCAGGTGCTCCCCTCTTACCCATGCTTCACATTGATACCTTCTTGTTTTAATATCGCCAATTGCTACCAACGCTACTAGGAATGTGTTGCTCTTCATGTAGTGATTCTGTGATTGTATTAATTGAAGATTTATTAAGTTTTAATATCGCCAATTGCTACCAACACTACTAGGAATGTGTTGCTCTTCATGTAGTGATTCTGTGATTGTATTAATTGAAGATTTATTCTTATTAGAACTATAGTGAATGTTTAAGTAAGGTGCTTCTGCTCTAGGTCAAGCCCTTCAAGCATGGTCATGTGCCTATATTGTACCAAAACTATCCCCAGACAGCCTTAAACCCGTTATCCATCACCTTATGATTTAAGCAACAAAGTTCTTAAATTTATTCTATTAGAAAAATGATCCTATTCAACATTCCATTTTATGTCAAAAGCCCATAGAATGCTCCACCTTCATCCACTCTATTACCCTGTATTTTCAAGTATGCAACACTAGCCACCTTCGCATTAAATGGTTTTTCTTCAATGACACTAGCCAGCATTGCACAATATGTAACATGTCAGTAAGGGACCATCACAGTACAAGAATATGTAACCTAGCTTCATATGTATATGTCTGATTGACACACACTGACCTAGCACAATCCTTTTTCAGTTGCCACAAGCCCTGGCAAATGATTTGGCACATGAGTAGCATGCCAACCCATGATTGGCACAGGCATGGGAAATTGTACTTTAGTCCTTGCTTGCTTATATCAGTCACACAATGTTACAAGGTGTATCCCCCTCTTCTCTAGTTCCCATCAgacttattatttattttattttgcaatttaTACATGCATAcgttatatatgtatgcatgcattatTGCAGAGATGAGACAATTCGTTTACATTTTCCATTGATCATGATAGACAATATTATCCCGAAATATCAACACATGCAGTGCAATCTtatatattcttcttcttctcgcaAATTATAACATCACATTAATGTCTTTCTCCAAAAAAACACAACATTGACTGGTCCACTTGTCTAGTAGTCAAAATTTGTATCTATTCTCGTCTTTATGTGTTTCGATTGCAATAAAGTGCCCCCGTGTTTGGTTTTTCTGAGGCTGAAGTGTCAGGCTCTTTTGGACACCCCGACACTTGGGATGGCAAGGGTGACAAGTGTCCAGCTGGCACTCTTTCCCATTATAGGTCTATGAAAGTACATGCATAaataactaaaagaaaaaaacaaaactcaGCAAGTGAAGAACACAGATTACCATAGGCCCTGCAACTTTATCAGCTTTCTCTTTTCCATATAGTTGTTCCACCAAAGCCAAAGAAAACTCCATAGATGTTCCTGGTCCACGGCTTGTGACTACCCGTCCATCCACTTGCACCCTTGATTCCACCTTTATCGCTTCAGAGGGGAGCTTCTCCATAAATGAAGGATGACAAGTTGCCTGTCGGGAAAATATTTAGgccaaaaacaagaaagaaagaaaaaatgaacAACAACAAACATCATCACTAGACCAAATTCAGACGATGACAGGtgaaattagaacctaagaagcAGCCACAAATTTAGAATTACGTACAGAGGGCGACAGAAAATTGTTGAATTGTAAAATCAATCGTAATCGCAATCACTAGCTGATTAAATCGTTGTGAGCTtcttgaaatttcataaaacgtaaagattgaaaaaaaaatgaaaagaacttcttattaaaattttatgttaataaataaaaattgaagAAAGGTCACTGATCAAGAATCTCACTTTTAAACCCTTGAGCAAACCCCATGATCCCAGTGCCACAGCCGGGGCGGCACAGATCGCGGCGTAAAGCCCCCCTTTTTCCGCTTGCTTCTTCACGATGCTCTCTAAGGCTCCACAATCCCTAAGAGTTGCCGAACCTGGCATCCCTCCCTACATAAAATCCAAGAAAGTCAATTAAGAGCCCCAGAAAAAGGATTCGGCAACCAAATCTTTCGAACTAGGTCTCGCTAACTCACGGGAAGGGAGATGAGGTCGAAGGAAGAATCGGTGCAGTCCGACACGAGGGCGTCGGCCACGATTTTGATTCCCCAGCAGGCCTCGACGTGGAGGTCCTTCTCCGCCGATGCCACGGTGAcgtcggcgccggccctccggaGGAAGCCGATGGTGTTCACCACTTCTATCGGCTCCGTCCCGTTGGCGATCGGGACCAGGACCTGGTCGGATTCCCGAAAGGCGTCAGAAAACGAGGAATCGGGGAGGGTTTTGAGGGAAATTAGAGGGGCGATGAGGAGAAGAGGCTACCTTCTTCGGGGGAGGAGAAGCCATGGACGACGAGCTCGCGAAGCTCAGTGGGGCCAGAAGTGATCCCCGGATGCTTCGAGAGGAGAGGAATGGGGGAGAGGAGAAGCAACATGGGACGAGCAAAATCAGTCAAGCACTTTGTCCCAATCCTTGAAATATATGTTCATTTCCTGCTAGCCAAATGCGACGAGCAATATAACAAATGGAAATTGCTTTAGAATACCTTATAGTAGAAGAAAATCTTTCTCTAACAATCTCAAGAAAGTCATccaaaaataatgaagaaaatATCAACAAGTTTGAAACTGAGACTATTCTCAGTACCTGTGCTGCCATATGACAATGGAGTATAACACGTTGAATGGACTcctctacatcagaatataaaTCACAATAGTCTAGGATATGAAATCTACGGTGAAGCAAAATTTCTTTGCATAGTAAACGATACCAAGCAATTtttcacataaataatatgatctTAGGATGAACACATAATTTCTAAACCAAAGCAGTGCTATGATTTGTTTATCAAGCAATTTTTCATATAAATAATACGATCTTGGGATAAACACGCAATTTCCAAAATAAAGCAATGCCATGATTCGGTCAAGATGTAGGTAAAAAAAGtctatagaaatgttaaactttGACGCGCAACCTAAAACTAAAAGTAGACCCCATCCCAACCTATCACAACATTCACCAATTGGAACTAGAATACATAATATTTTATCTGCTTGCTCTTTTGAAAAAGTTAGTATAATAAATGGTTGATTTCATCTCTTTCCTATAGAAATCATAAGATTCTTAGCCATAAGGCTTGTAATGCAGCAGTATCAATAGGAGCAGCTTTTAAAAAATGTAAATAATAATGACAGCCATGTATAATTATTGGACCTAAAACTAATTTAGGCTCCATGAAGAGATCAGCAATaattttgattttcaaattttatttaaattttagtgACTGCATAATAGTTCTAAAGTTaatatataacaattataaactcatgataccaaataaaaaatataaatccctcacatctttttaaaatatattacaaTCCCAAATTCGAGCTTCCATGCAGTGACTGCATGACTATGGAAACATCCAGCAGTCATTCTATCGAATCATGTGAGGTGAATAGTTGACAATATTCTATGTTTTACATGTTTTATTGTGACAAAATAATAGTTACATAGTCACCATATAGAGTGGTAAATCAATCTCTCGATCCACGACCAAAATGGCACTTAATGAGAATGAAAAAACTTTTAGAACACGGGGATCAAGTTGTGCATAGCATTTTTACCATTATCGCCACAGAAATACGGAAAAGGACTAGATCCTGAATGAACCGTTCCTCATGATATTATTATTGTTTTTCCAGTAAACCCCTTGCCAATCCCTTTTCTACCTCCTAAGTTGCCGTTCGCCCTCCAAACTAAATACAAGATTTCCCCGTAGtacgagaaaaaaaaatgcacccAGGTGCATTCAGTCAAAATGACTAGATGAATATCACCGCTCCACATCAATTGCATGTCTAAAGTCAGGAGTAATTTGTCGCAATGATGTTCAATCTGGACCTAGCATTCAGAATACAAGCCCTTATTCAGGCCCATCAAACCATGCGACACGTTCCTACTTCCAAAAAAACCAACATACCAAACTAGCGATTAAAAGGATATATATGACATACCGCAATCAAGCTGCAGCTGATACTCGTACTTCAAACAACATTATCCCAATTCACAAGCTTTATACAATCCACATCTATCGCTGAACCAACTTCCGAACCAACTGACTAAGATAGTAACACTCCCTCAAAACACAGGAACTACCTCACAGTCGCATAATACCTCTGCAGTCAGAGACTTGGAAAAGTTCAGCGCATTCATATGAAAACCAGAGTCTTCGCAAGGTTCAGGGCATTCTGTCGACCGAATAGCTTTTCAACAATGGCCAGTGCAAACTCCATGGATGTCCCTGGGCCTCTGCTCGTGATCAAGTTCCCATCAACCACAACCCTGTTCTCACATTCGCTTGGATCTGAAAGCTTGTTGCACATGGCTGGATATGCTGTTGCCTTCTTCCCCTACAGGAGAACATGCCAAGGTTAAAAGATtgtccctttttttattttgtgacAGTGTGTGCGTgttgggggggtggggggcgggcacgagagagagagagagacatggCAGTCATACTTTAAGCAAGCCATGGGGCTCAAGGACCATAGCTGGAGAGGCACATATTGCCCCATAAAGTTTTTTCGATTTTGCTTGCTTTTTGAGTAAATCAACAAGCTTCTCTGAAGTAGAAAATGCTTGGGCACCACCAAGTCCACCCTGTAAACAAATAAAAGGGCATGAGACAGTTTACAGGTAGATCTGATACAGGGTAACAGTTCAATTAGACTGGCACAACTTACAGGCAGAACAATTAAATCGTATTGCAGCTTAACAGCCTCATCCAAGAGCATATCAGCTACTAGTTTCACTTTCCTGGATGCCACAATTTCCAGCTTATCTTCAACTGAGGCAACTATGACATTAGCTTTTGCTCTGCGTAAAATGTCAATGATCATAACAGCCTCCATTTCCTCTGAGCCATTGGCTATTGGCACAAGAATCTGGAGACACAGTAAAGAGACTAATGTTAACATAGAAATCTTTACTTACTATAGAA
The sequence above is drawn from the Phoenix dactylifera cultivar Barhee BC4 unplaced genomic scaffold, palm_55x_up_171113_PBpolish2nd_filt_p 000881F, whole genome shotgun sequence genome and encodes:
- the LOC120103754 gene encoding protein DJ-1 homolog B-like — protein: MASPPPKKVLVPIANGTEPIEVVNTIGFLRRAGADVTVASAEKDLHVEACWGIKIVADALVSDCTDSSFDLISLPGGMPGSATLRDCGALESIVKKQAEKGGLYAAICAAPAVALGSWGLLKGLKATCHPSFMEKLPSEAIKVESRVQVDGRVVTSRGPGTSMEFSLALVEQLYGKEKADKVAGPMVMRPHHGAEFSMTELNSIEWKFTNTPQILVPIANGSDDMEAVMIIDILCRAKANVIVASVEDKLEIVGSRNVKLVADMLLDEAVKLQYDLIVLPGGPGGAQAFSTSEKLVDLLKKQAKSKKLYGAICASPAMVLEPHGLLKGKKATAYPTMCNKLSDPSECENRVVVDGNWITSRGPGTCEEFALAIVEKLFGRQNALNLAKTLVFI